The following DNA comes from Vespula pensylvanica isolate Volc-1 chromosome 5, ASM1446617v1, whole genome shotgun sequence.
cttctatttcattttcatgtGTTTAACACGCTGTTATATACTAACAACTGCAAAcgatatagaaaattctttgtAAATTCGACGGACCTAGTCAAGATTACAGGATAATTATTCTGATGGAGAAAAATCCAGGAAAATCCTTCAGAAAATTTGCATTCAAAGAAACTTGTATTAGTTTGttgctttcattttttttctattctttttctctttttttaatttttaactttgtcgattatccatttcttttaaataaaacgttaattTACGTTTCGTTTTGTATCGGTATATAACGTAAAATCATCTCGTTATCGAAACCAATCGAAAGTATTCAAatcattaatgaaaaaaatagacgaTCGTACGATCATATGATCTTACGATCGCGTTCGCTCAATATTAAACTTTCCATTAAGTTTTATAacatgaataatttaaattacgtATTCATGattagagaaagataattaacAACGGTCGAATAATCaaggatataattaaattgtttcttaattttaaacaTACTAATGTCGATTTAACGTCGCAGTATAAAAGGAGATTATAAAAGAGCCTACAGTAGATCTTCCTGTCTGACTTTCGAACCGCAAAACGTAGACTGCACATTAACGCATCTCACAtgctatgtgtgtgtatatatatatatatatatatatatgcgtatgtatgtatacgcacGTAGCACGCATGTATGCAGATAGATAAAACGCTTTGCTTGTGGATGGTTCCGAGCGTTTTTAAGTCTTCGCGCTTTCTATCGTCGACTTAACATCGCTCATACGATCTACACACCATCGGTTATGAGAGGCTTTTCCTTGTCTGGACTATATCGTGTTTTTCCCTTTCACcgtttatctctatttctattacatatatatatatatatatatatatatatatgtatatatatatatatatgatctattacatatatatatatgatatatataccagaaatatatatatatatatacatatatatacgtatgtatatatatatttaccttcGTTCTACGCCTTCTACGTCATTTGTGTAATTCGCCCATAtgtgtatctctttcttgctctacTTCTATCGAcctctatttatatatattctcttaaaaacaaataacgtGTCAAGACGCTTATTTATCTGTTCATTTagacaatgataataatataacgataaaacaaatatataataccttTTTACGTGACCTGAAAAAAATCTTGACACGtgacctaaaaaaaaattcgttttctttaattttcttatctttcaatgtttctaaaatttctctctctctctctctctctctctctctctctctctctctctctctctttcttcttctctcataaTGTCAAACTATACAGCGTTTGATATCCacgaaatattcattattgtactttctctctttgcctctctctctctctctctctctctctctctctctctctttctctgtttctcttgttAAAAGTCGTCTCTTATGCCGGTTTCCTTCATACGCTCGAATCCTTTTCCCATGAAAATTCATGATCCGTCCGTTCCACCCCGGCCACAACGGTCCCGACGCAACGCCGACGATCACCGACTAAAGAGGCACACAGATACTGTTTATTTACCATATGCGACTGGCCCAATGGACGTACACTTCGTCTCCTCATTACGTGGAGtcgcatttctttttcttttaatttttctctattttttgcaatatatatatatatatatatatatatatatattttatatatatacatatatatacatatatatatacatatatatacatatatatacatatatatatatatatatacatattccgTGACTCTCGCCAAGAGTATTAGATAATGAATTaatggattaattaatttattctgtCTTCGTTGTCTCTTAGCGATCTAATTTAAATCTTGCACCTATaatatgttttgttttttctttagcgacgtagttgttgttgttattgttgttgttatcgttgttgctactgctgctattgttgttgttgttgttgttgttattgttgatgtattttgtatttattcctttagactttctttgttttttttttgtttaacacacaaaaaagaaaaaagataacaaaaagaaacgggCGAACAAGACGAGCCGAGATTGATCTGATTTTGTTATCAAATCTTTCAATCTTTCCAAAGACTAGTCATGAAATCGGCTCGATCGTTCGCACGTTGCGGTACCATCATGTAGCCGAGTAGTTTTATCGTAATATCCGTTGTAATAACTGTTCATATACGACGTACGCTCTccaagttttattattatttgcttttgtatatttccttttccttttttcttttctttttctcttttattttctttttcttttgttttaatacGAGAATTGTTAAAGTCATCGTTTCTTGAAGTCGAGTTTTctaagaaaatctttcgaactTAATGAGAGCTTACGACGTCATTGACACTTTTCTACGGATATTCTCTCGTagatatcattatcatcatcgtcgtcatcatcaccatcattaccaccatcgtcattatttttcttcgtatttcacCCTGCGACGATAGTCTTCAATGACACGCCTCGTAGATATAGATTACTTAAATCACGAAGCCGGTAGTTAATCGTAGCACGTAAGAAATCGTAGCCAGCAAGATCAAtggataaatacatatatgatgtAAATGATTATGAACAATTAGATGTAAGCATcgtttttcgaaagagagagcacAACGTAGTGTCGGGAGCGCTGGAGCTGGACGTGGAGACACAACACACTGTAATTATATCCTAacaaagcaagcaagcaaacaagcaagcaagcaagcaagcaagcaagcaaacaagcaagcaagcaaagtAAAACATGCAAAGTAAAACaaagtgagaaaagaaaagacgaaaaaagatgatatcgaacgttattttctctttctttctcttttctctctttctctctccctctcttttttctgtctctatctatcttctttactttttttctattatttttctttgactttcttttattgtgttttatttgatttctttttcgttttaaccCTTTGAACtcgatcctttttttgttctcttttggTCGAATGTTTTTTCCTCTATGTTTGGcatgcgaaagagagaaacgataaatagataatctGTTTGTTGTCTGTGTTTGATATAACCGATActaaactaataaataaaaaataatcgatcgaataataatgCCAGCTCTTAACTAGCTAATGAACATTGTTGTTCAGCTCAGCTCATTGTTGTCAATGACTCGAGGaggttttatttaaaaaaatttcttttgtcgCCTAATACCGTGGTTAAATGAGTTAAAAGggttatatctcttttttgtctcttcttctcaactttcttattctttgtcgttcttctcgagaaagaaaatttctctcccgaatatatatatagatatgtttctatcatttttatatatatatatatatatatatatatatatatacacatgtatatatatttcttctccgTTCACTTTCGGTATCTGGTCCAGTCAAATTCCTTCATCATCGTATCTTCTTTTTGAAATGTCCTTTCAGCTGGTAGCAGGAAGCGGTAGTCAAGGTAACTCATCGGGCGATGCTTCTGCCGGAAGGACGGACGGTACGCAAGAAGCTATACCCGGACCTATCACCAGGCTCTTCGTTATTGCCAACCGAGGAATCTCGAATCTTCTTCAGGATCTCATACTCgtaagtaaaaatgaaataaatacgatcCAGTTATATCCTCATTTCCAATTGTTTTCCAATTGTCAACCTTCAAACTTCAATgcattgtctttttttttcctttatgaaaaattattttcatctataaaatgaataatcgaccaatttaataaaaataatctgatcgattacatacgtatgtacttacgtaagtttttcttaaaatgttttcttttctaagaaaaaaatattttccatgtCTCGCTACTCTGTAAATTAGAAATCAACGAatcgttattatattcgaCGAATTTCGAATGTTTCGTAatcataataaaagaattcctCGAATTTCATACGTTCTTAACTAACTTCGAGTACTTGTTAACTCATCGAaaacacgaaagaaagaaaaagattgtacAATTTGAAGTTATTTATGGACGAAGGAACATTCTAACGATCTGTTATCCTGCATAATCCACGACACGTTTGATCAAACAAAAATTCAGGTCTATTgactgtctgtctgtctacctatttgtctgtctatttctttttgcctctcttctctctttctcgttgcgTTAACGCACACGGAGAAGTTAGAAAGTAATCGACGATCattattcttcctctctctccgtcttatTCGTTTTAGCATAACGAACGTAAATTCGCAAGATccttctttaaataaaaatgaacaaaaagtaatatgaatacagaaatcgatcgattcgttcgcTCGACATAATATCAACAGAATGTGTTGTACGAGCAAACGAAACCTTTCATTAGACGTAAATGATTCCGCGATAACGCAATCCAAGCACCAATACGTTTTTTGAAACGTATCGATTATGAACTTTGAGCTTCCGAACGAAACAAGTTTGTGTTGTCTAATTAATATTCGGTGGCAACGATCTCTCCAAGGACATTAGACTGGActaagaaatagatataaaaagagcaggaaaaaaagaaagaaggtgaaagaaagaaaaatcgtaggTTAAAAGCGTACGTGTGAAAAGTATCGTCTGACAATCGATTAATCttagaaagaatagaaaaaaaagaaagaaaaaagaaagaaaaatcacagGTTAAAAGCGTACGTATAAAAAGTATCGTATAGGATGATCGATAGTATCGTCGATCATTCGAAATAACAAAAGTTAAATCAAATCAGATCAAATGAAATCGCGTGTGCGTTCGAAGTcgtgctttcctttttttttttggttgttcttttttctttttttttttcttttgatattggTGAacaggaacgaacgaacgaatggcaGCGCCACTTCGTTCCAGATATATAAACCAGGCTATTACGCAAGCGGCCCGTGTCAGGATCGATGGAAAGCAAAAATGTAAGCGCGACTTTCTCTATGAAATAGCTCCTCTGTTCGTTTGCCACCGTCGTACTCGTGTCAGACTTATGCAAGAAGCAAGTCCACCTCGCCTCCTGGCACGCGAGATCGCCAAAGGGTGAGGGGAAAGGAAGGGaaacacgcatacatacacaaagagAATGACGTGTTGGACTCCCGTTAtctcgaagaaaggaaaaaaggaacaacggatttcgtttgttcgttaaCGAGACTTCGATACAGTTAAACgaggaagagtaaaaaagaatcacGAGAAATCGATTGCTGATGCTGAACcgattatctctctctctctctctttctctctctatctatctatctacctatctctctttctctcgctctatctatctgtttaattttttttatatcaacgaCGGCTTTCTAAAGTCAACTTCGTGTCGTACATACACGTGTCGATATTATAGTTCTCGTAGATcgtaagaaaacaattttcgtGTCAATCGAAACATGTCGAACGATAAGAAGAAtatgatttcttttgaaagctagaaataaaaataaaaataaaaataaaaatacgggAATAAGTACAagacagaaataaaatgaaagaaaattgaaaaaaaaaaataaataaaacaaataaaaaaaggaagaaacaaaaaaaaagaaatggaaattctccgtatttttcaaattgcaattatcgattaaaactaatgatatttttacttGTTAATTTTCAGCGCTTAGCCGCCACAAGCGAACGTATCGTCAACTTCAAGGCACGATTGATCACCTCGATTATCTAGGATCATGCGAGAAAATTAGGATACAGATCTGTGAAAACCTTCATGAGTCTTCGTAGAAATACATGCAACGAATTGTGATTCGAGAAAGCCAGCATCACATCCCCTGCTCCCCTATGCCGGAGGACCACGGGGTACGACGTCGACaacattatcgatatattttttttctttcatctctctttctttctcttactcgttatttttttatattttactatctTTCTAGACTTTCTATACGTCGAATGTTGTCCCCTTGTCCCCGAGATccactaaaaaagaaaaaatattcttcgtcGATCATTGCTCCATACGAGTTCatgttcgtctctctctctctctctctctctctctctctctctctctttctcattctgtgttccatcttttttactctctctcttttcttttcttctaaattATACTATAACTAATTAAGTTTAATTCATGctttcgattctcttttttttttctactatttgattaatttcatcgttttcCCTCAGACGATGACAAATAAACACTTCgatttatgaataaattaaaagaataataaaaaaaaaataatgataaaaaaatagaaaagaattttataaaagaacgCGTCTTATGctgcgataataaaaaagaaaaagaaagaaaaagaaagaaataaaggaagaaaacaaagatttATCCTCTCTGATCGAAGCTTCTCTCGCATGATGAGAAGTATCGCATAAGACGCGATTATTTCGATGatcgatgagagaaaaaatgacgaATTGCGCCTATGTAACGTTGTTCTACAAAGTTTTGTACATAGACCTGTGCCCCCCCCATCCGTCGCATAACCTCTGCCCCTCTCTTCTAAGGACACGTTCCGCAGTGCCAGACACtgattgttttcctttttattttttatttttatttttatttttatttttgtttattcttttcttttttcttttttaattattattattattattattattattattattattattattattattattattattattattattattcaatatcaTCTCTCGATTAAGTGCAAACGTATCTCTTTGCCCGTTCCTCAagtagagatttttttttaatagacgaaataaaagaaaaaaataaacgaaaacaaaCGTAACGAAGAATAACGTAATTGAGCGTCTAAGACCGcgttgaagaaaataaataaataaatatagaaaaataaaaattatggtGGAAAGgtttacattttttctgttctctctttcttttcttcctcttttctttcctccttttcctttttctttttgtttctgtttttctttttctatacttcTTTTGGTATTGTTAATCATACGTAAATTCATACAATTCGAATAAACAAGTTATTGGTTAAATTGTATAGACTCCattgattttcaattttaacgaGAGATACATTATTTCGAAGATCTATTTGTCTAATTCTTCGTTTgcaatttaattcaattcaaCGTAAGTACATACTTATGTATTAGTAAGTACTATTCGCCATATTCGAATGCTTAGAATACGCAATTAAcgtttttctgtctctctctctctctctctctctctctctctctctctgtttctgtctctgcccctctctctctctctctctctctctctctctctctctctctgtttgaatcttctaaataatatagaaaattcaaaGAGAGAATTCGCAACATCGAGAACGACGAATGTTCTCCATCATATGCAAACGAAAcgcattatatttatatgtgtaaatCGACCCCGTTGTTTTGtagtgtaaataaatattattgtaataagaaATACGTATAGtgtatattactttttcttttcccttttttaaatctcttacGATGTACTggtcaattaaaaaattatttcgattatgaccaaattcgtttttaatcgataacacCTTCTGTACAAAGTTATCGTGTATTCCGCATTcattcatccttttctttttcctttttttcctttctcctttcttttttgaaaatcgtATCGAGTGAATAGATCTAATCAACGTAATAttcttacaaaaatataatttgctAATTCCATGATACTCGTACCTATGGAAGctcccatatatatataatatataatatatatatatatatatatatatatatatatatgtatatatatattaccacTACTAATCTATTGAAATATGAtgacaaagaaattaaataatctaattagcaaagaaattttttatgaattgtCCGTACGTATACTCTTGATTATGCCGAATTTTGTCGACACGATTATggtgaaaatattattcgaaaaatcttttcttaatattatcgCTAATCTTAATAAGTACGTAGCTTTGTAGAATCTATTTCGAAGTTCGGAGAGGAACAACATGttggatataatttttttttatatctcccCAATGTGAACATGTCACGTTCTATGGTCTCCAACGAGAGAATTCACTtcgtcaaaaataatttcatcctCACAGGAGGCCCATCGGTGTAGCTATGGAGGCGATATTACAGGGGTTTCTTCCTCGTTCGGAATGCCAACATAAACTGCATCGCCCAAACGTACGGTGCCATTTGGTCCTCTCAAACCAAGATGAATTCCCATGACTGGACAATCCCCAGTAAAAGGACGAATATCCGGATCCATGATCTGTCTATAGctgcataaaaatatataacgaataaattatttatcactaaataatatcgacataatactttttcatttgtttgtaATTTTGCTTATAATACAACTTTAATTCAGACAACTttgattgattaatattatttatgagacgactattattataattatttctacaaaaaaaaaaaaaacaaaaaagaaataaatttatcaaaaggAATAACAAAGAAGGAAACTTGTCGATCAACGTTTTGATTAATGTTGATTAATCATGAACGATgctgttataaaaatttaacacaATTAGTATACCTTTTCAATGTCTTTAAAGGTTCGACCTTCGGATTTTTTTTACCCGTTTCAGGATCAACCGTGGTAAATATACACCTTGTGCAAGGCTTAATGTTTCTAAAAATCACATCTCCGATCTTAACCCAATCCCAAATATCTTCTTCCAAGGCGATAGCTCCTTTAACGACAAAATTTGCTCGAAAGTTCGACGGTGTTACCGGTTCTTCCAATCGAGAATTTAAATCCGTTACAGAGGACTCGTTTATGAGACTATAGCTCGTAGCATCTGGATAAGCGCCCTgttgatagagagaaaaaaaatagaaaaataaaaaaataacgttaGATAAATTACAGCTATAAGATAGTATCCTATGATCGAAGGATacttaatagaataaaaaatttactgaTGCGTTGCATTTGTTGAtgcgatgaaaataataactaCAATTCGTCTAATGCGATTTTAAAGCGTGCTCAATGAGTAagataatacgataataataacgatgacaatagataacaataataataacaacgattcCTATTCTACTTTCTGTACATTCTTCGAAAGCAGAGAAAACATAATTCGAATAAGTGCATGTATCTGCATGAGAAATCGtactaatatatgtatacatgtgtgtgtgtatgtgtgtgtacatactcTATTTTGTGAGAAATAAACTAACTCAGGATGACAAAGTACAATTGATGGAAAACTATGCGGATTTCATTTCGTGAAAGCAATTCCACGTTCTCATTTAACGTTCAACATTCGTCTCTATCTACAAGACAGGTATTCTAtaggaagattaaaaaaaaaaaaaatgaaaagaaaagaaacacttTGATTGATAATACTCACGGTATCTATAGTCTCGGTCAAAGGAAAGACcctgttcttctctcttatttctctcgatGGCCGTTCTAACGGATAATAAACCAAACGAAGACCGGTATCTTcctgaagaagaaaacgtgACAACCATCTGGCTGCTTCTTCTCCACAATCGCAAGCAGCTACTGCTTGACCCCATACCGCAGCACGAAAACTTTTTCCTCTAATACAAGCAAGATCTATTGACACCGACATCATTCCTGGAGCATTCAAGGTTAACACCGAACCCGTAATGCTTGGTGATacctatgtataatattaatgtattatcccaatagtaatattaatctgaatttttaatatacatcatcaattttaataatcatttcatttgtaataatcttaataataattaaattgaaattaaagtCAAGAAATTACGTTGGAGactaattattaacaaatttaataataaatattgagaCGTGTGTGATCATcgaggataaataaataaaattattattagataatctttaataaagttcttttaatattatcgatgcATTACCTGAACCATTTTTGGTAATTGTCTACCAGTGACAAAGTTTCCATCAAGATCGATAACCATTAACGTCCGATCGCGTAACCATCCCACTCTAAGGCCCAACATAGTACACTCCATCGTCGTGTATCTAATTGGGCCCAATGATTTCACCGGATATGTAGCGAGATCGCTAAGTTCACCGACCTTTCTCCATTTCGAAGGTGCCTGATACTTCTGTTTGCgactccaccaccaccaaataaagaaaactgCTGTACCGGC
Coding sequences within:
- the LOC122629216 gene encoding mitochondrial amidoxime-reducing component 1 isoform X1; translation: MITDRTRLAYVTAAAVGAGTAVFFIWWWWSRKQKYQAPSKWRKVGELSDLATYPVKSLGPIRYTTMECTMLGLRVGWLRDRTLMVIDLDGNFVTGRQLPKMVQVSPSITGSVLTLNAPGMMSVSIDLACIRGKSFRAAVWGQAVAACDCGEEAARWLSRFLLQEDTGLRLVYYPLERPSREIREKNRVFPLTETIDTGAYPDATSYSLINESSVTDLNSRLEEPVTPSNFRANFVVKGAIALEEDIWDWVKIGDVIFRNIKPCTRCIFTTVDPETGKKNPKVEPLKTLKSYRQIMDPDIRPFTGDCPVMGIHLGLRGPNGTVRLGDAVYVGIPNEEETPVISPP
- the LOC122629216 gene encoding mitochondrial amidoxime-reducing component 1 isoform X2, with the translated sequence MECTMLGLRVGWLRDRTLMVIDLDGNFVTGRQLPKMVQVSPSITGSVLTLNAPGMMSVSIDLACIRGKSFRAAVWGQAVAACDCGEEAARWLSRFLLQEDTGLRLVYYPLERPSREIREKNRVFPLTETIDTGAYPDATSYSLINESSVTDLNSRLEEPVTPSNFRANFVVKGAIALEEDIWDWVKIGDVIFRNIKPCTRCIFTTVDPETGKKNPKVEPLKTLKSYRQIMDPDIRPFTGDCPVMGIHLGLRGPNGTVRLGDAVYVGIPNEEETPVISPP